One genomic segment of Sminthopsis crassicaudata isolate SCR6 chromosome 4, ASM4859323v1, whole genome shotgun sequence includes these proteins:
- the ZACN gene encoding ligand-gated cation channel ZACN: MPLACLDSLLATEVSPQIPDNGSAPLLVDVHVFVSNVFDVNILQYTVSSALLLRLSWFDPHLSWHESADPRNSITLPSNLLWTPDLTIREGLSVEWREHNPRARVSRKGFVELYTAVTTKTNCDFELLRFPSDKSDCNLSFYAFSNTVEELAFHPHAVNEIVSVKREYMVRGLKAQVPDQQLVPCFQVTLSLENTAVKTTMALVVPGVAILLADICGSLLPLKATERISYKVTLLLGYLVFHSSLVQALPSSSSCNPLLISYFTVLLILLSLSTMETVLMSGLLARGNFSPKSRPNPASREVLDTANPKPRSEESQRRVEGPRKTWVEAMDHIFLLIYAIILGCSQIIFVIVWVWWECKSDPPPATDIPHGGKPKI, encoded by the exons ATGCCCCTAGCTTGCCTAGACTCGCTCTTGGCGACTGAGGTCAGTCCTCAGATCCCGGATAATGGGAGTGCGCCTCTGCTCGTTGACGTGCATGTGTTTGTGTCCAATGTCTTCGATGTG AACATCTTGCAGTATACAGTGTCCTCCGCACTGCTGTTGAGACTG TCGTGGTTTGACCCTCACCTGTCGTGGCATGAGAGTGCAGACCCACGGAATTCCATCACTTTGCCCTCAAACTTGCTGTGGACCCCCGATCTTACCATCCGAGAAGG TCTCTCTGTAGAATGGAGGGAGCACAATCCACGGGCACGGGTAAGCAGAAAGGGTTTCGTGGAGCTCTACACCGCGGTCACCACCAAGACGAACTGCGACTTTGAACTTCTCCGCTTCCCCAGTGACAAAAGCGACTGCAACCTCAGTTTCTATGCTTTCAGCAACACAG TTGAAGAGTTGGCATTTCATCCCCATGCAGTAAATGAGATTGTGAGTGTGAAACGGGAATATATGGTTCGAGGCTTAAAAGCTCAGGTCCCAGACCAGCAGCTGGTACCTTGCTTCCAGGTGACG CTAAGCCTAGAGAATACGGCTGTAAAGACAACAATGGCCTTGGTGGTACCAGGGGTGGCAATACTCCTGGCAGATATATGTGGCAGCCTCCTGCCTCTGAAGGCTACTGAGCGTATCTCTTACAAGGTGACACTGCTGCTTGGCTACCTGGTCTTCCATTCGTCTTTGGTGCAGGCCCTTCCCAGCTCTTCCTCCTGTAATCCTCTCCTGA TTTCCTACTTCACAGTGCTACTGATATTACTATCCCTCAGCACCATGGAGACCGTGCTGATGTCTGGCTTGCTGGCTCGAGGCAACTTCAGCCCAAAAAGCAGGCCAAACCCAGCTTCAAGAGAAGTGTTAGACACTGCCAACCCAAAGCCCAGATCTGAAG AGTCCCAAAGGAGAGTTGAGGGGCCAAGGAAGACTTGGGTTGAGGCTATGGACCATATCTTCTTGCTGATATATGCAATCATCCTCGGATGCAGTCAAATCATTTTTGTCATAGTTTGGGTCTGGTGGGAATGCAAGTCTGACCCACCTCCTGCTACAGATATTCCCCATGGGGGAAAACCTAAGATCTAA
- the GALR2 gene encoding galanin receptor type 2: MERGVDGFLSFPCNTNASAALENASDVSGNWEGWQPEAIIVPVLFALIFLVGTVGNTLVLAVLLRSGQMNSTTNLFILNLGVADLCFIVCCVPFQATIYTLDGWVFGALLCKAVHFLIFLTMYASSFTLATVSLDRYLAIRYPLHSRELRTPRNGLVAIGLIWTLALIFSGPYLSYYSQSELDNLTVCHPAWSAQRRRTMDVCTFVFSYLLPVLVLSLTYIRTLRYLWRTVDPVAATLSVSKRSKRKVTRMIVIVATLFCLCWLPHHALILSVWFGHFPLTRANYVLRILSHLVSYANSCVNPIVYALVSKHFRKGFRKICEGLLCRAPQLVSHRVRVAPNSSCQGNLLVHDSVAMIPVCKVADPTILVPEHPPRDSVLNPLPSPSWRVESERRLPLPCTSSSMR, from the exons ATGGAACGAGGTGTGGACGGATTTTTAAGTTTCCCCTGCAACACGAATGCTTCGGCTGCCCTGGAAAACGCCAGTGATGTGAGCGGCAACTGGGAGGGTTGGCAGCCCGAGGCAATCATCGTACCAGTGCTTTTCGCTCTCATCTTCCTCGTGGGCACGGTGGGGAACACTCTGGTCCTAGCTGTGCTGCTGCGCAGCGGCCAAATGAATAGCACCACCAATCTGTTCATTCTCAACTTGGGTGTAGCGGATCTCTGTTTCATCGTTTGCTGCGTACCCTTCCAAGCGACCATCTACACCCTGGACGGGTGGGTGTTCGGCGCTCTGCTTTGCAAGGCAGTTCACTTTCTCATCTTCCTCACTATGTACGCCAGCAGTTTCACATTGGCTACCGTCTCTCTAGATAG GTATCTGGCTATCCGCTACCCATTGCACTCCCGAGAGTTGCGGACTCCCCGGAATGGGCTGGTAGCCATAGGCCTCATCTGGACACTGGCGCTGATTTTCTCGGGACCCTACCTCAGCTACTATAGTCAATCAGAACTGGACAACCTGACCGTGTGCCATCCCGCCTGGAGCGCACAGCGACGTCGAACCATGGACGTCTGTACCTTTGTCTTCAGCTACCTGCTGCCGGTTCTCGTGCTTAGCCTGACCTACATTCGAACCCTGCGCTATCTCTGGAGGACTGTTGATCCAGTGGCCGCCACTCTTTCCGTATCCAAGCGCTCTAAGCGGAAAGTGACTCGTATGATAGTCATTGTGGCTACGCTCTTCTGCCTATGTTGGCTGCCCCATCACGCCCTCATCCTCTCCGTCTGGTTTGGCCACTTCCCTCTCACTCGAGCTAACTATGTGCTGCGCATTCTCTCCCATCTAGTTTCTTATGCCAACTCCTGCGTCAATCCCATTGTGTATGCACTCGTCTCCAAACACTTCCGAAAGGGCTTCCGCAAAATCTGTGAGGGGCTATTGTGCCGAGCTCCTCAGCTCGTCTCCCATCGTGTAAGAGTTGCCCCAAATAGCTCTTGTCAGGGCAACCTGCTGGTTCATGACTCTGTAGCTATGATACCTGTTTGCAAAGTGGCTGATCCTACCATTCTGGTTCCTGAACATCCTCCGAGAGATTCAGTTTTGAACCCTTTACCCAGCCCATCCTGGAGAGTAGAGAGCGAGCGAAGGCTCCCTTTGCCCTGTACCTCCTCTTCAATGCGATAA